A single genomic interval of Streptococcus oralis subsp. dentisani harbors:
- a CDS encoding DegT/DnrJ/EryC1/StrS family aminotransferase: protein MPNYNIPFSPPDITEAEIAEVADTLRSGWITTGPKTKELERRLSQYTQTPKTVCLNSATAALELILRVLEVGPGDEVIVPAMTYTASCSVITHVGATPVMVDIQADTFEMDYDLLEQAITEKTKVIIPVDLAGIVCNYDRLFQIVEKKRDLFTASSKWQNAFNRIVIVSDSAHALGSTYKGQPAGSIADFTSFSFHAVKNFTTAEGGSATWKANPAIDDEEMYKEFQILSLHGQTKDALAKMQLGSWEYDIVTPAYKCNMTDIMASIGLVQLDRYPALLQRRKDIVGRYDRGFAGTRIHPLAHKTDTVESCRHLYITHVEGASLEERNLIIQELAKAGIASNVHYKPLPLLTAYKNLGFDMADYPRAYAFFENEITLPLHTKLSDEEVDYIVQTLVSISEEILGSGKKP from the coding sequence ATGCCAAATTACAATATTCCATTTTCACCACCCGATATTACCGAAGCTGAAATTGCTGAAGTAGCGGATACCCTTCGTTCTGGCTGGATCACAACAGGTCCTAAGACAAAAGAACTGGAGCGTCGCTTGTCTCAATACACACAGACACCTAAGACTGTCTGCCTCAACTCTGCGACTGCCGCTCTTGAGTTGATTTTACGTGTCTTGGAAGTGGGACCTGGTGATGAAGTCATCGTTCCAGCTATGACTTATACAGCTTCATGTAGTGTCATCACTCACGTAGGAGCAACACCTGTCATGGTGGATATCCAAGCAGATACTTTTGAGATGGACTATGACTTGCTTGAGCAAGCCATTACTGAAAAGACTAAGGTGATCATCCCAGTAGACCTTGCAGGGATTGTTTGCAACTATGACCGTTTGTTCCAAATTGTGGAGAAGAAACGCGACCTCTTTACTGCTTCAAGTAAGTGGCAAAATGCCTTTAACCGTATCGTGATTGTCTCTGATAGTGCCCATGCTTTGGGATCTACTTATAAAGGGCAACCAGCTGGTTCTATCGCTGACTTTACTTCCTTCTCATTCCATGCCGTTAAGAACTTTACAACGGCTGAGGGAGGAAGTGCGACTTGGAAAGCCAATCCAGCGATTGATGACGAAGAGATGTACAAGGAATTCCAAATCCTTTCCCTTCATGGTCAAACCAAAGACGCTCTTGCCAAGATGCAACTGGGTTCATGGGAGTACGATATCGTAACACCAGCCTACAAGTGTAACATGACGGATATCATGGCTTCGATTGGTTTGGTACAATTGGACCGTTACCCAGCTTTGCTACAACGTCGTAAGGACATCGTGGGCCGCTATGATCGTGGTTTTGCGGGTACTCGTATTCACCCATTGGCACACAAGACTGATACTGTTGAATCTTGTCGTCACCTCTACATCACCCATGTAGAAGGAGCAAGTCTAGAAGAACGCAACCTCATCATTCAAGAATTGGCCAAAGCAGGAATTGCAAGTAATGTACACTACAAACCGCTTCCTCTCTTGACAGCCTATAAGAATCTTGGTTTTGATATGGCAGATTATCCAAGAGCCTATGCCTTCTTTGAAAATGAAATTACACTCCCTCTTCATACAAAATTAAGCGATGAAGAAGTTGATTACATCGTTCAGACTTTGGTGAGTATTTCCGAAGAAATACTCGGTTCAGGAAAAAAACCATAA